The Sorghum bicolor cultivar BTx623 chromosome 6, Sorghum_bicolor_NCBIv3, whole genome shotgun sequence genome contains the following window.
CTGGTACGCCTCATCTATCAAACCAGCCCGCCCCAACAGATCCACAACACATCCATAGTGCTCAGCTCTTGGCTTAATGCCATAATCCTGAGTCATGCTATCAAAATGCCGGCGACCCTCTTCAACTAAGCAGCTGTGACTGCAAGCCATGAGAACACCAATGAATGTCACATCTGTGGGTTCGATACTGGCCTTGCGCATGGATGAGAAGAGCTCCAATGCTTCTCTGCCCCTTCCATTGGTTGCCATGCCCTTTATCAAGGCTGTCCATGTCCATGAGTTCTTCACAGGCATTGACTCGAATGCTTCAACTGCATCGTCAATGCATCCACACTTTGCATAGAAGTCCACCAATGCAGTGCCAAGAATAATTGTGAGAGATAAACGCTTCCTTCTTATGTAGGAATGCACCCACTTTCCTGTCTCGAGTGCACCCAGGACAGCACAAGCAGAGAGCACACTGACCATGGTCACATCATTCGGCTCAACTTCAGCAAGCTGCATCTCACTGAAAAGAGCAAGTGCCTCTCGACATTGATCTGCCTGCGTGTAACCTGAGATCATTGCGCTCCAAGCAACCACATCCCTGGACTGCATCCCATCGAACAACCTCCGTGCCTTACCAAGCTCTCCACACTTGGCATACATGTCGATCAGTGCAGTCATCAAGTTTCGGTTCCTCACCAGCCCCTTCTCATCCACATATTCAGCAACCCACTTCCCAAGCTTCGCATCACCTATTCGTCCACATGCCGTGACGACACTCACCAATGTGATTTCATCAAAGGCCACACCAACCTCAAGCATGCCCTTAAACATCTCCACCACTTCCATCCAATTTCCGTTCTTCATGTACGCCGTGATGATTGCATTCCACATCACCACGCCATTCTCCTCCACCGCATCAAACAGAAGCTGTGCCGCTGCAACATCCCTACAGCTCGCGTACATATGAATCAAGCTGCTCAGAACGAACCGATCAGCCATGAGCCCACGCTTCACGGCGTACGCCTGGATGCCGCGCCCCACATCCAGCGTGCACATCCTGGAGCATGACTTTAGGGCGCAGGCGACGGTGTGCTGGTCAGGGCAGACCGAGGCCACGTCGAGCATTTCGACGAACAGGTGCAGGGCGTCCTCCGGGTGGCCCGCGTGAAGCAAAGCCCGCATAAGGACGTTGTAGCACGGCGTGGAAAGGGGCGGCCGCGGGCCCAAACGGAACAGGCTGACCGCGTAGGGGAGCAGCGTTGGAGAGGCGGCGGCCGCCTCGAGGAGGGAGTGGAAGCATTTGGGCGAGCCAGTGAGCTCCCCGGACTTGATTAGTGCCGCGTGGAGCTGTGGCAAGTAGCGGGGATCTGTGCGAAGTGGAGCATGCGGCGGCGCCGGCCCGGCGCCGGCCGGTGTGGGGAGAGCCGCCGTGGGGACGGCGGTGGCCAttcgagttgccttgggtttAACTGCTTATCGTTGGTCATTATTATCCAAACAAGTAGCATCTGCCGGCTGCCGCGTGAGACACTGGTTTCTGGGCCCACACGATAGAGATACCTGCCCTCCATTTAAATTCGGATCTCCGCACACCAACTAATCACCATGGCGGCCTCCACCTCTCCACTGCTCCTCCTCGCCCTTCTCCTCCTACCCGCGCTCACGGCGGCGGCCTCGCTCCCGGCGCTGCCGCTCTCGACGGCGTCGCGTTGGATTGTGGGCGCGGACGGGCGGCGCGTGAAGCTGGCGTGCGCGACCTGGGCTTCGCACCTGGAGCCCGCAGCCGCGGAGGGCCTGGCGCGGCGCGGCGTGTCGGACATCGCAGCGCGCGTGGCGGCGATGGGGTTCAACTGCGTCAGGCTcacctggccgacctatctcgCCACCAACGTTACGCTCGCTTCGCTGCCGCTGCGGTGGTCGCTGGAGCGCCTTGGCATGCTGGAGTCCGTCGCCGGCGTGCGGGTCAACAACCCCGCCCTCCTCGACCTGCCCCTCGTCGACGTGTTCCGGGTACGTATTTTTTTTCGCTCAGTGGAGCACTCAAAATTGTATCTAATTGCTCAAGAACTAGGATTGTTGGTTTAATCGGGGTTCTATTTCTTCTTTCGCCTGATTTTGTGCTACTATCAATCAAGCGCTGTTGATGTTTTTTTTAGATAAGGTTTACTTAACCTGGTCTTCTATGGGGGGCATTGTAAGAGCCAGGGATCGAACCCTGGCAGCCAGCTCCCACACTGCAAAAGCACTGTTACTGTTAATGTGACCGGCGCTGGCCCAAGGCctttcccacccaaaaatttttcatccatcctatcgaatctttggacacatacatggaacattatatatatatatatatatatatatatatatatatatatatatatatatatatatatatatatatatatataaaaactaattacacagtttaattgaaaatcacgagacgaatcttttaagtctagttagtccatgattagtcttaagtgctacagtaaccaaaatgtgccaatgacagattaattatgcttaatagatttgtcttgcagtttcctaacgagctatgtaatttgtttttttattagtttctaaaaacccctcccgacatccttcgacatatttgatatgacacccaaaaaatttttatctccaatctaaacagggcccaaGTGAGAACGAGGAAAATAATTTGATATAGCTTCTTAGCTTTGAATTGGTAAGTACTGttcacacaaaaaaaaagaataggcAAGTACTAGTTTTTGTTAAGTGAAACTTATCTAGGAGTAAGTTTGATcgaatttgtaaaaaaaaatgcataacatcAACGATGCCAAATAAAGGCActatgaaaaaaatatttaatgGAATTAATGGATGCGGTAGGTGTTGCCGTGTTAGTGCACTTTGTGAACACTTAGTCAAAGGTACAGAAACTATACTAAGGAAATAAACTCAAATAACCTATTTCTTTAGCAGATGGAGTAGTATTGCAGAATTGCTGGTCTTGCAAGGTCAAAATGAAGTTGAATTTAACAATGCCTTGTCAGTCAACACCATACCTGGATTGCAGGCGTGGAATTAGATTGTCTTGTCATGGTGTAAAGTATAGGAAATAGCGACCCGCATACAATTgtcttttttatataaaaaaaaaaatcaataaatTATAATGGACAAGTGACTGCCTTAATTATACAGTCTGAAGCAAGATTATGTCATGAATCAGTTGTAATTATAGCTAAACCAGCAACTCGCGCTGTTTTTGGCCAAAACAGGTTGCTTAACAAGTCCAAACGTTACAAAGAAGAGGAAACTTGAATACCTAGGATCTCAGTgctattttatttttactaAAACAAGTTGTACATCCTTCCAAACTCTGCTGTTGGCTAAAACAGATTGCTTAACAAGTAAAAACTTTACAAACAAGTGGAAACCTGAATGCGTAGGATTTCATAAATGCTATTTCATTTTACTAAAACAAACTGTACTTGCTTCAGAAGTTCAGATTCAGCAGATCTGGGTTTCCAACTAAAGCGCAGAATTTCATCAAAGAGCTCACCAAAGAAGCTTAGCATATTGCTCCTCCTTTTAAAAGTatgaaacattttttttttgcaaactgaGGGCCCAAACCCGATCAGTAAAGATCTGGTCACTTTTGCTATTTCAGGAAACACAAAGAATAGTTGCTTAATagttcttcttctctcttgtgTGTTCTAGGAAAGAAATAGTTCTCCTTCAACTGTTCTTATCCAATTAGTTTCAACACAGACAACATACCTACTACTCATCAAATCAATGGTCCAATGTGAGGGTGCCTTAAAAGTATCAAAGTTCTAGCTAGAATAGGTATTGCTTTGTAGGTTTTGTTATGATGACTATAAAAGATGCCAAGTTGTCAACTGGTGTATTAGGTGTACTGTTCTTGTGACGTGATTTCCATTGCCCTATGGTCACTTGCTTAAAAACTGAAAAGACAGAATACTAGACTAGAAATCAAGTTAAACTAAAAACATTTGCTATTAACTTATCAATGGATAAATGAATTATGATAATTGTAATCTTCTGACATTAGTTGAATTCACCATAGGAAGTGGTGTCATCATTAGCCAGCAAAGGTATTATGGTCATACTTGACAACCAAATGACCACTCCAGGATGGTGCTGCAGCAGAATTGATGGCAATGGCTTCTTTGGAGATGTGTACTTCGACCCTGATGAATGGTTGAAAGGCCTCAGTGCAATGGCAACTATGTTTAACAACACAAAAAATGTTGTTGGCATGAGCTTGCGGAATGAACTTCGAGGCCCAAAACAAAATGTTAGTTTGTGGTACAGGTATGTGGGCATGTTGCTGTGATGGAAATGTATTTTTCATGTGACTCTTGGTATCAACAATTTTATTTACAATTTTAATCCCAACTTAGGTACATGCAGATGGGTGCTGAAGCTGTACATGCTGCAAACCCTAACGTCCTGGTTATTTTATCGGGCCTGGATTTTGACAACACTCTCAGCTTCTTGTTCAAAGAAAAAGTCCACCTATCATTTTCCGGAAAGTTAGTTTATGAGCAACATTGGTATGGCTTCTCAGATGGTGGCAATTGGGAAACTCAGAACCAAAACGATGTTTGTGCGATGGTTGTTGATTTCATATGGGCTAAAGGATTATTCCTACTTCAACAAGGCTGGCCGTTGTTTTTCTCTGAGTTTGGATTTGATATGTCAGGCACACATATTGGTGACAATCGCTATCTTACCTGCTTCTTAAGTGTGGCAGCTGAAATGGATCTGGACTGGTCAATTTGGGCTCTGCAAGGGAGTTACTATATCAGAGAGGGTATTTTAGCTTATGACGAATCATATGGATTGCTATCATGGGACTGGTGTACGGCTAGAAATCCTAGCTTCATTAAAAGGATCAATTCTCTCCAATCACCATTCCAAGGTTTGGGACTTCATCTATCTAATTAATAGTCTTCAACATTATGAGAACCACAGATAAAATATGTCAAAAGATTGTTGTTTATTACACATTTTTATGATCAAAGTATGCTCAAAGTAATACTATGTGTACATATTTTTATTCAATTTTCAGTTCATTCAAGAGATTAACTGCATACATATGAACTTTCAAACTCTGATTCATTCAACAGCATTGCATGTAGATTTAACCCGTAGAAGCTGGTTGTGTATAAACAGGACAGTAAAATTTAAGCAAAAGTGCAAAACTGAACTCCATGGAATATAAAACTTCACTACTTTTTTTATCATGGCAATGCTTACTGAATTTTCTTCAGCCAGTTCATAATGAATGTATATTTACATGCAGGTCCTGGTCTTCCAAACAGTCAAGAGCCATACAACATAATCTTTCATCCCCAAAGTGGGCTTTGCGTCTTGGCCAGGTCTTCAAAGTTACTTGAGTTGGGTCCATGCGACGAATCAAACGCCTGGAACTACACCTCAGCATACAACCTAGTAGTGAAAAACACAGGACAATGCCTTCAAGTGAAGTCGGTGGGCAAGAATGCAAAGCTTGGCACCGATTGCAGCAAACCAAGTTCGAAGTGGAACCTGATATCGAATTCAAAGATGCATGTTTCGGCTGAGCTCacaaaaaatggaaccagggtTTGCTTGGACGCCAGCCCTGCTGGTGCCATCATAACAAATCAGTGCAAGTGCCTAAGTGTAGATCCGACCTGTGACCCTGAGAGTCAGTGGTTCAAAGTGATCGTAAGCAGTAGAGACATACCTGGGGGCGACTCCATCTTGCAGTTGCCGTCACTTGGTCCCTGGCCTTCGACATCCCTTAGTTCTTGAAAGTTTGAAAGCAGCTCATTTTCATGTGATGTGACCAAAGAGGACTACGGGCGAGAATTACGTGGAAAATCTGCAGCGTTGTTGAAGGCAgctggatactgtagcattgcAGTTTGGGTTTTTGTGTACAGTGTGAATAATCTATATTATGCTTTGGAAGTAAGCTGTTTCTTACTTGGTGTGGCGTTTGTGGCCGACAAGGCCGAGTATGTTCCTCTGTAATTTGGTTTCATACATGTTCATGTATATGTTGCATGTACCAAGACATGATTAGATATCCACCATCACCATGTTCATGTATATGTTGCATGTACGAAATCTTCGAGAGTTAAAGGAAACTGAGATAGCTCAGTTAATTAGACCAAGCAAATGCA
Protein-coding sequences here:
- the LOC8058728 gene encoding uncharacterized protein LOC8058728; protein product: MAASTSPLLLLALLLLPALTAAASLPALPLSTASRWIVGADGRRVKLACATWASHLEPAAAEGLARRGVSDIAARVAAMGFNCVRLTWPTYLATNVTLASLPLRWSLERLGMLESVAGVRVNNPALLDLPLVDVFREVVSSLASKGIMVILDNQMTTPGWCCSRIDGNGFFGDVYFDPDEWLKGLSAMATMFNNTKNVVGMSLRNELRGPKQNVSLWYRYMQMGAEAVHAANPNVLVILSGLDFDNTLSFLFKEKVHLSFSGKLVYEQHWYGFSDGGNWETQNQNDVCAMVVDFIWAKGLFLLQQGWPLFFSEFGFDMSGTHIGDNRYLTCFLSVAAEMDLDWSIWALQGSYYIREGILAYDESYGLLSWDWCTARNPSFIKRINSLQSPFQGPGLPNSQEPYNIIFHPQSGLCVLARSSKLLELGPCDESNAWNYTSAYNLVVKNTGQCLQVKSVGKNAKLGTDCSKPSSKWNLISNSKMHVSAELTKNGTRVCLDASPAGAIITNQCKCLSVDPTCDPESQWFKVIVSSRDIPGGDSILQLPSLGPWPSTSLSS
- the LOC8058727 gene encoding pentatricopeptide repeat-containing protein At1g08070, chloroplastic encodes the protein MATAVPTAALPTPAGAGPAPPHAPLRTDPRYLPQLHAALIKSGELTGSPKCFHSLLEAAAASPTLLPYAVSLFRLGPRPPLSTPCYNVLMRALLHAGHPEDALHLFVEMLDVASVCPDQHTVACALKSCSRMCTLDVGRGIQAYAVKRGLMADRFVLSSLIHMYASCRDVAAAQLLFDAVEENGVVMWNAIITAYMKNGNWMEVVEMFKGMLEVGVAFDEITLVSVVTACGRIGDAKLGKWVAEYVDEKGLVRNRNLMTALIDMYAKCGELGKARRLFDGMQSRDVVAWSAMISGYTQADQCREALALFSEMQLAEVEPNDVTMVSVLSACAVLGALETGKWVHSYIRRKRLSLTIILGTALVDFYAKCGCIDDAVEAFESMPVKNSWTWTALIKGMATNGRGREALELFSSMRKASIEPTDVTFIGVLMACSHSCLVEEGRRHFDSMTQDYGIKPRAEHYGCVVDLLGRAGLIDEAYQFIRTMPIEPNAVIWRALLSSCAVHKNVEIGEEALKQIVSLNPSHSGDYILLSNIYASVGQWKNAAMIRKEMKDRGIEKTPGCSLIELDGVVVEFFAEDSDHPQLKEIYQKVEEMIDRIKMAGYIPNTADVRLEVDEHEKEVSVSHHSEKLAIAFGLMKLDPGATIRLSKNLRVCTDCHSATKLISKVYNREIVVRDRNRFHHFKDGTCSCNDYW